Proteins co-encoded in one Hyla sarda isolate aHylSar1 chromosome 4, aHylSar1.hap1, whole genome shotgun sequence genomic window:
- the LOC130369048 gene encoding tetraspanin-7-like, whose translation MRPDMTPFCQKNKKEMRGGGCKNLQRQSTMTDGIAELVHPRKPSVVGNEDLELHGDRRISFVTELPLRSNPNGVWVLPAYPLGDEDEEPQFVSQHNVAVGIQREDDSLVWSLVMAKQNNIRCTNSRMALLKIFLMAFSFIFWAAGLAMLTVGVWAKISLEEYLVLSTNNYPNTPLILLVSGATVLLWGFLGCISAAVEKQCLLRTYGLFQLAVLLAGLAAGLLGLFYRRDITEGFQSGLKNAVLSYSEDEEKADALDAVQRALHCCGVHSYRDWFESPWSLEQQETQLGHNNGSVPSSCCKSRRGCRNSPLIQEALTIHKEGCFKKVCDFASDNMFYIATAALGLALMQIVGIVLSCLLAAEITNQVPDAVAT comes from the exons GAGATGAGAGGGGGAGGCTGTAAAAATCTGCAGAGGCAAAGTACCATGACGGATGGGATAGCAGAGCTGGTGCATCCAAGGAAACCTTCTGTAGTTGGGAATGAGGATTTGGAACTGCACGgggacagaagaatttcctttgtgACGGAGCTTCCCTTAAGAAGTAACCCAAATGGTGTGTGGGTGCTCCCTGCATATCCTCTGGGTGATGAAGATGAAGAGCCGCAGTTTGTTTCACAGCACAATGTAGCAGTAGGTATACAGCGTGAAGACGACAGTCTTGTTTGGTCCTTGGTGATGGCCAAGCAGAATAACATAAGATGCACAAACAGTAGAATGGCTTTATTAAAGATATTTCTTATGGCTTTCAGCTTTATCTTTTGGGCTGCAGGCCTGGCTATGCTCACAGTGGGAGTCTGGGCGAAAATCTCTTTAGAAGAATACTTGGTGTTATCCACCAACAATTATCCAAACACTCCGCTCATACTGCTGGTGAGTGGAGCCACTGTGCTGCTGTGGGGCTTTCTAGGATGCATCAGTGCTGCAGTAGAGAAGCAATGTCTTCTACGCACCTATGGGCTCTTTCAGTTAGCAGTGCTATTAGCTGGACTTGCTGCCGGACTTTTGGGTTTATTCTACCGCAG GGATATTACAGAAGGTTTTCAAAGTGGCCTAAAGAATGCTGTGTTATCTTATTCAGAGGACGAGGAGAAAGCAGATGCTTTGGATGCAGTACAGAGGGCCCTGCATTGTTGTGGAGTACATAGCTACCGCGATTGGTTTGAGTCACCCTGGTCCTTGGAGCAGCAGGAAACTCAGCTTGGACACAACAATGGTTCAGTACCCAGCAGCTGCTGCAAAAGCCGCAGGGGATGCCGCAACAGTCCTCTGATACAGGAAGCCCTGACTATTCATAAAGAGGGTTGCTTTAAGAAGGTCTGCGATTTTGCAAGCGACAACATGTTTTACATTGCCACTGCTGCCCTTGGCTTAGCATTAATGCAGATTGTTGGCATTGTGCTATCATGCCTGTTGGCAGCTGAAATAACTAATCAGGTGCCAGATGCAGTTGCAACCTGA